The Labrus mixtus chromosome 14, fLabMix1.1, whole genome shotgun sequence nucleotide sequence TGAATCGCCTATGGACTATTATTCCAAGGAAAATGTTGGTCGAGCAAAGCTAGGTTCTTATTACAGAAACTCAACAACAAATGACATAAAGCTCAGTGGTAGAGGGACACAAAGGAGGCAGTGATTGCACGATGAAATAACTTCAAACCACTCAGAGGGTCAGAGGTGAAACGTTCTTGAAGATGACTTTATCAACAGGAGAGGGCAGTGCAGCACAGTTTTTGCCGGTGTCTAATAGATTACACTCGAAGAAGGAGAAAGCCATGCCTTACTACCTGGCCCTTACTAATCTCTAAATAATGCTAGCTGGTACTACAAAGGAAAATTACTACTGGTATTAATTGTGTGTAGGCGGTTGTATGCCAGTGTGTGCGTATGTTTGACCTCTTCAGCCTCGGGGGGACTGCACAGCCTGTCCTCTTAAAGTAGATTAGCTTGAAAAAGAACTGATCGTACCTTGTTGCCTGGATACAAAAAGCATCATTAAGCCCAATTATCAACCACTTAGCTCCCAACGAGCAAGCTTCATCACAGATTTGAAAACAACATATCATTACCAAGAGAAACCTATacagagcaggagagagtgggagggaatggcagaagaagaacataaaTAGAAAAGAGCAGAGACATACGAGCAAGGGGCTGTAGAGAGAGTGCGATGGTGGGGCCACAGTGTCATGGGCAAAAACATTTATGATGATCAACATATTTTGAGGTTAAATTCTTAGACTGGGGTGGTACTTCGAGTTACAGGTATACTGGTGGACCTGATCCTCCTCAGAAATtacaattttttaaatgtaattttggtTAATTGAGCTGAAATCAAGAGGGTGACATATTTCAGGaattaaacaacacatttagAGAGAAAGGCAACAGccgataaaaaaaacaacaacaacggcaagagaaaaacagaaaatataaccaATTAGTAGTCATGCAAAAGGAGGGAAGGGTGATGCATGCACAGTGAATCTCAATACTTCAACTTTGAAAAgttgcagaaaagaaaagtgtcaaTATAAGCTGACAAAAGTGGCTTACACTCTTTCATTGGATTTGGAAGACCACTGGGAGTATTTGATAAAGAAAACAGAGTTGGGGGCAAGAGAGCATGCAatcataaagagagagagagagggagagagctgcCCAACTCAGCCCTTCCTCATTATACTGTGTATCTCCCTGAAGGTACAGTGGGCTGTAAATGAAAGGGAGCAGACAAATGGAGAGAAggggaagaaaatgaaagggagTGAATaagtggaaaagaaaagaatttGGGCCCAGAGAGGCTTACTTGAGCTTCAAAAGCGACATAAGTCAATAGTGGATTAAGAAAAGTTTTGTGCCAACATTGACATTTGTAGCTAAAGGGCTCAGAATGAAACACTAGCTAGGCCCCGATTGATGCCACACATTTAACTGTTGGAGCgccctgaacaaaaaaaatctcacaataACAACTTTTTCCTTATTATTATCTGGTGTTGACTCTACAATCCCACCAAACCAAAATAGCCAGATCCTTAGAACCTATGTAAAGCAAACCACCATAATTCACACAACGTTGAACCTATTTAAGCTTTATGCATACTCTCTGCAACAAACATCAAGTCTAGACCACACCTGCTGACCATGGTCAGCTATGGTAAAGTAGCCTACTGCTAGCGAGCAACACACTGCACGCTTATTCAATTTAACAGACTCTAGGCTACACAAAACAATGTTTATAGGTCACAGAGAATGGCTGAGAGAAATAAACCAGCCATGTTTCTTGCATTAGGCGGCTCTAGTCAAGCATTTGTTGGGCTGTGGCGTCTATCCATGACCTTAACTTTGTGAATCGCGAAGCTAAACATTAGCTTCTACAATGTCCTGGGAATCGCTAACACTTCCAGCAAATATCCCAGCTCTGCATGTGGAATAGAGCCATAGGCTACataacatttacagtctatggtggatGTATTCGAGAAGTCACACTTACATTCCTGTGCCGAGGCTGGCCATACAATTTAGTAGGTAAATGACATGATGATATCTGGATGACACATAGGCTACCTTTGTACAGTAGTTAGCAGTATGATACATAGGACTTGTTTGCGACCCGCCAAAAACAAGGGAGtgtaaaccatagactgtaaacagtCGACAGTCAATGTTTCATGTGTTTAGTAAAGTGAATGCTGCAGTCATTTTAAACTACTCTTACATTTGAACATCTAACAACCGTAAACTATCACCTGTTGGCTGTGAACTGGGATGCATTGAAAAACTGCAGAACTTTAATCTGTCCACTTaattaaggaaaaaaaaggcctgtGTTCACACCTCTtgctttcatttctttcatggttattttttttttcatctcttcgAAGGATCTATGTTGTGTCATAGATCAAGTCAAGACACAAGATTGGTCCAGCCTAAATAGGCTCCCAAACACGCTTTCTCTTAATTTCATCAGATAAGGTTGCTTTAATTTATGAGCATGCATCTCAGGGTGCCAAGCCTGACAGGCATTCAATGACATAAGTACTCCCCCTGCTGTTACCCCTCATTACGATCTAGTTAGTAGGCCTATCCTTCAATCTGTCAAGCTCCTTGACTTTTATCACCAGGCTAGAACACACTTtaggtgtttctttttgtgattaGACAAAAATTCACCCTACACATGACATTTGTCAATGCACTTGATTTGGTGATCAGGTGTCCATTCTCTAACTAAACTATCACTTCAGAGAATATACCATTTTATACTATCTATTAACATATATTGATAGCATATCCATTGGTTGTAGCCTAGGTCATTTCTTGTACAATCTTACATTATCACAAATactaaatgtttacatgtttctttGCTGCAAATATTATATTTAGGCTATCTACTCTCCATAGCCCTCAAGTCAAGTTTTTATGTAttatagttttatttattgatttaatgaaaGATTTTTAAGGTTATTCACTGGTGCAAtgataaatgcatgtttttcatTAATAACTGGGTTATTGAGGTCAGTTTGAGGGGATTAATAATTTCCCTGATCTCTCCATGTGTTGTGAAAATGAAATTAGCATTGATTGCAACGTATAAGCTAGAGGTCTGTTCTGTATCTGAGGCTCTTGAAGTAAATTGTTGACCTTGAATTAGATCCGCTGAagtcctctctttctttctcttaatCTCAGCCAAAGATTAGCATGTGGGTGTCCTAGAGGGAGAAACTAAACTCCTGACAGCTCCAGCAGGCAAACGAGGATTTCTCCTTTAGTTCATGTATATCATAAATGCCTCAAAGTATTTCTTTTCTTCCAAATTAAATCTCCTTCTGTTTTTCCCTCATGCACATCTCTGCTGAATGTCAGTCAGGATGTCAGGGATGGACGTCCCGCTGGTGGACCAAAATGAGACAGGAATCCCTCCCATGGACAATGGCACCTTCCTCCGTTTCTCCCCTACCTCTTCATCCCCGTCTGCGGCCGCCTCCTTACCAGGACGTCAGGGCAATGTGTACGTCTATGTGTGGCTCTTCTTCGGCCTGCTGGTATTCCTGCTGACGCTGCTCATCATCTCCCTCCACAGGCTGAAGAACATcatctcctcctcgtcctctgtCCCCGACTGCAGCAGTGAGGGGGGGAGCTCCTTCACAAACATGGAGATCTGTAGCATCTCTTCTCAGAGGTCCACCATCTCTTCATTGTCCACTTGAAAGGAATGGAAggatcacacacaaacacacggacaTGTATATGTCGAGGTGAACTTTTGTATGCGTGCATGCAAACAACAAGAAACGCACACCCAGAACTTCCTCACTGTGACAAACAACCATAAAGAGACACAAGGACAGTGTGACTTTACACGTCTTGCATGCATATTATAATCCTGATGGGATGGCAGCAAGCACCATGTTTTTGCAAATGCACATGGGAAATATAAAGTAGCTCACTATGTGATGTACAGGTCTTA carries:
- the LOC132987969 gene encoding serine rich and transmembrane domain containing 1; protein product: MSGMDVPLVDQNETGIPPMDNGTFLRFSPTSSSPSAAASLPGRQGNVYVYVWLFFGLLVFLLTLLIISLHRLKNIISSSSSVPDCSSEGGSSFTNMEICSISSQRSTISSLST